A window of Pirellula sp. SH-Sr6A contains these coding sequences:
- a CDS encoding HEAT repeat domain-containing protein → MKIRQPLLPTKSRLRAPHRLLPHSLTALAMVLLASSPGLGQQPVPTGKSIDGFTFQLADGWELEKIATSELVKWPIAATWDPSGNLVIAESAGVKQSVQEQLQSLPHRLVRLIDEDRDGSYDKRQVVAEQLAFPEGVLCLGNDILVSAPPQIWRLIDSDGDGVCERREVWHDGKTLTGCANDLHGPFVGPEGWIYWCKAAFAEQSFPIAGPFPAKSTASHLYRRQVDAPKSDRLMTGGMDNLVDIAFDDLGDKFFVSTFLHHPGNGLRDGIGHAVYGAVFGKDHAVLRGHPRTGPLMKPLVELGPAAPAGLLAVTDDWSNELPPYAKARTATGTTPRNTSLATSPQTTLIAAQFNLQRISMHRLTREGASYQSKDSDLLVCDQLDFHPVDVLQDVDGSLIVVDTGGWYDLCCPSSGTEERVAAGGIYRLRHVRTPRDYHSRWTQVQQRVQDGRWRELLRDPQRRVRELGTEHWLNAGFDATVHSSDHAELQWLHDLMNDSNEPMAHRASAFWALAKWIERFQKTEQAPGFVVRALAEESDPLCESALHLASTYRWPDVAPRLRELARSLGNPMVRRLAAEALGRIGDADSLPSLLEAWSVADSAPSDSTVDRMLEHAILFAMLEIAQGDEQKTKGVAVLRSIWIDPTSSPSLKFAALHVLRERGLDEGLTNDSAFSERLIASVDSPHQRLAQTAQEVLASNRDLMAVFIERLNSMSDSQLEASSPTIHRVFSKAYTQPMVLAWVQQRVLQADRLAPWRIDLFENLLEQYRNQSLPAEWADGLAQWVQTGSQTASRLLTLLQTVKVPAGSRSLIDALHARLSEKDLPGSALAIGAMPEGAANIPDSIQQAIVTDAIQLENADKKLLWNAISKLELSDTSWKLLARSLPSLPPTAFSKGLEKLATSRLAQSPEVGKELLRAIETIPTTKTLARETLEKWFAGHPAPTRETLRDSLDRLFAPPQEVQSSIDAAMTSLPKGDAHRGQDIYRSSKAACSACHRIGYVGGNIGPELTRIGRSRTQRDFIESILFPSHRIAQGFASTNILTTDEEVISGLVAYEDDQRVELIVSADKRVSIDKSTIEKRSTSTVSLMPAGIDKLLSPQELADLLAFLEQAR, encoded by the coding sequence ATGAAAATCCGACAGCCTCTTCTCCCAACCAAGTCCCGTCTTCGAGCTCCACACCGCTTGCTCCCCCATTCCCTGACCGCGTTGGCCATGGTTTTGCTCGCCTCTTCTCCCGGGCTCGGGCAGCAACCAGTCCCGACAGGGAAATCGATCGACGGTTTCACCTTCCAGCTTGCCGACGGCTGGGAATTGGAAAAGATCGCAACTTCGGAATTGGTAAAATGGCCCATCGCAGCGACATGGGACCCCTCCGGAAATCTCGTGATTGCGGAATCCGCCGGGGTCAAACAATCGGTCCAGGAGCAATTGCAGTCCCTCCCGCATCGTCTGGTTCGATTGATCGACGAGGACCGCGACGGTAGCTACGACAAACGACAGGTCGTCGCGGAGCAGCTCGCTTTTCCAGAAGGGGTCCTCTGTTTGGGTAACGACATCCTCGTTTCTGCTCCCCCTCAAATCTGGCGTTTGATCGACTCCGACGGAGATGGAGTGTGCGAACGACGAGAAGTCTGGCATGACGGAAAAACGCTCACCGGATGCGCCAACGATTTGCACGGCCCGTTCGTCGGACCAGAAGGCTGGATCTACTGGTGCAAAGCCGCATTCGCAGAACAATCCTTCCCGATCGCCGGCCCCTTTCCCGCCAAGAGCACCGCATCGCACTTGTATCGACGACAAGTCGATGCACCGAAGTCGGATCGTCTCATGACCGGCGGCATGGATAACTTGGTCGATATCGCCTTCGACGATCTCGGCGACAAATTTTTCGTCTCGACTTTTTTACACCATCCCGGCAACGGTCTTCGCGACGGGATCGGGCACGCGGTCTACGGCGCTGTCTTTGGAAAGGATCACGCGGTACTGCGTGGACATCCGAGAACCGGCCCCCTTATGAAGCCCTTGGTAGAACTGGGCCCTGCAGCCCCCGCCGGGCTCCTCGCGGTTACCGACGACTGGAGCAACGAGTTGCCCCCCTATGCAAAAGCTCGCACCGCAACGGGAACCACTCCTCGCAATACCTCACTTGCCACGTCCCCCCAAACCACCTTGATCGCCGCCCAGTTCAACCTCCAGCGAATATCGATGCACCGATTGACTCGTGAAGGTGCATCCTATCAATCCAAAGATTCCGATCTTCTTGTGTGCGATCAACTCGACTTCCATCCCGTCGACGTTCTTCAAGACGTCGACGGTAGTCTGATTGTCGTCGACACAGGAGGCTGGTACGACCTCTGCTGCCCAAGCTCCGGGACAGAAGAAAGGGTGGCGGCGGGCGGGATCTATCGGCTCCGTCATGTCCGAACCCCTCGCGACTACCACAGCCGATGGACTCAGGTGCAACAGCGTGTTCAAGATGGACGGTGGCGTGAATTGCTTCGAGATCCGCAGCGGCGGGTTCGTGAACTAGGTACGGAGCATTGGCTGAACGCGGGATTCGATGCGACGGTCCATTCCTCGGACCATGCAGAGTTGCAATGGCTTCACGACCTCATGAACGATTCCAATGAACCAATGGCTCATCGCGCATCGGCCTTTTGGGCGCTCGCGAAGTGGATCGAGCGATTCCAAAAGACCGAACAAGCTCCTGGATTCGTAGTGCGTGCACTGGCCGAAGAATCGGATCCGCTTTGCGAATCAGCCCTCCACCTTGCGTCCACCTATCGATGGCCCGATGTCGCTCCTCGATTGCGAGAACTCGCTCGCAGCCTTGGAAACCCAATGGTACGTCGATTGGCAGCGGAAGCCCTGGGCCGGATCGGGGATGCCGATAGTCTCCCCTCCCTGCTCGAAGCGTGGTCGGTAGCCGATAGCGCTCCATCGGATTCGACGGTGGATCGCATGCTGGAACACGCCATCCTGTTCGCCATGCTGGAGATTGCCCAAGGTGACGAGCAAAAAACAAAAGGTGTCGCAGTTCTCCGATCGATCTGGATCGATCCGACCTCGAGCCCATCGCTCAAATTTGCAGCATTGCACGTTCTTCGCGAACGAGGTCTCGACGAGGGACTCACAAACGATTCGGCCTTCTCCGAAAGATTGATTGCCTCGGTCGATTCTCCCCATCAACGCTTGGCGCAAACGGCACAAGAAGTCCTCGCATCAAACCGCGACTTGATGGCGGTTTTCATCGAGCGATTGAACTCGATGTCCGACTCGCAATTGGAGGCGTCCAGCCCAACTATCCATCGGGTCTTTTCCAAAGCCTACACCCAACCTATGGTTCTCGCCTGGGTCCAGCAACGGGTGCTCCAAGCCGATCGACTGGCCCCCTGGCGCATCGATTTGTTCGAAAATCTTCTCGAACAATATCGCAACCAATCCTTGCCGGCAGAATGGGCCGACGGGTTGGCCCAATGGGTTCAGACGGGTTCGCAAACGGCCTCCCGACTCCTAACGCTGCTTCAAACAGTGAAAGTACCTGCAGGTAGCAGGTCGCTCATCGATGCCCTCCACGCTCGTTTGAGCGAAAAAGATTTGCCCGGTTCTGCCCTAGCGATCGGCGCCATGCCCGAAGGTGCGGCCAATATCCCGGACTCGATTCAGCAGGCCATCGTGACCGACGCGATTCAACTCGAGAATGCAGACAAGAAGCTATTATGGAATGCGATTTCCAAGTTAGAACTGAGTGACACATCTTGGAAACTCCTGGCTCGCTCGCTGCCATCCCTTCCCCCCACTGCGTTTTCGAAAGGTCTGGAGAAGCTCGCCACCAGTCGTCTCGCTCAATCCCCCGAGGTGGGAAAGGAGTTGCTCCGTGCTATCGAAACGATACCGACGACCAAGACCCTCGCACGCGAAACGCTTGAAAAGTGGTTTGCAGGGCACCCCGCTCCCACCCGAGAAACTTTACGGGACTCGCTCGATCGACTTTTTGCCCCTCCGCAAGAAGTACAGTCCTCCATCGACGCTGCGATGACCTCCCTTCCCAAAGGAGACGCGCATCGAGGGCAAGACATCTATCGCAGCAGCAAAGCTGCGTGCAGCGCGTGCCATCGGATCGGATACGTCGGAGGCAACATCGGACCAGAACTGACTCGAATCGGTCGTTCCCGCACCCAACGAGACTTTATCGAGTCCATTCTCTTCCCCAGCCACCGGATCGCACAGGGATTCGCGTCCACCAATATTTTGACAACGGACGAGGAAGTCATCTCGGGACTCGTTGCCTACGAAGACGATCAACGCGTGGAACTGATCGTGTCGGCCGACAAGCGTGTATCGATTGACAAATCGACCATCGAGAAGCGATCCACCAGCACGGTATCTTTGATGCCAGCTGGGATCGATAAACTACTCTCTCCTCAAGAACTCGCCGACTTGCTCGCGTTCCTCGAGCAAGCTCGTTAG
- a CDS encoding diacylglycerol/lipid kinase family protein, which translates to MKTVLIAANPKSGNTDRMELVEALARHLTVDGYHAEIVSELEKLQGRILCLHAEGELHAVVAAGGDGTVSAVATRTPTETPIAILPLGSENLLAHYYGIPRNPSHCAKAIAKRDLRILDAMEVQGTISLLMASVGFDAEVVRRVHQHRKSHITRWAYRYQAWCTWCTYSWPKLDVTISQSVGDGFDSNSTTYPSQWCFVFNVPRYAAGLSIIERSDPSDGKLDVGLFEKSGPIRGLMQFWDVLRGRHMQRPDWRHLSACEIDIRLATKSSGEASVQLDGDWAGLLPIRIRIAPQRVRLIV; encoded by the coding sequence TTGAAGACAGTACTCATCGCCGCCAATCCTAAATCAGGCAATACCGACCGAATGGAATTGGTCGAGGCGTTGGCCCGTCACCTAACAGTCGACGGGTATCACGCCGAGATTGTGAGCGAGCTTGAAAAACTTCAAGGCAGAATCCTGTGCTTGCACGCGGAGGGGGAACTGCATGCCGTCGTGGCGGCGGGAGGAGATGGTACGGTCAGCGCCGTAGCCACCCGCACGCCAACGGAAACCCCCATCGCGATCCTTCCTCTTGGCTCCGAGAACTTGCTGGCGCACTACTACGGAATACCCCGCAACCCCTCGCACTGCGCCAAAGCGATCGCGAAGCGGGATCTTCGTATCCTAGATGCCATGGAGGTACAAGGTACGATCTCGCTCCTGATGGCATCTGTCGGCTTTGATGCCGAAGTGGTTCGACGAGTCCATCAGCATCGAAAGTCCCATATCACGCGTTGGGCCTATCGCTATCAAGCTTGGTGCACCTGGTGCACTTACAGCTGGCCCAAGCTAGATGTGACGATTTCCCAATCCGTGGGCGATGGCTTTGATTCGAACTCCACGACTTACCCGTCCCAGTGGTGTTTCGTTTTCAACGTCCCGCGTTACGCCGCGGGGCTTTCCATCATCGAGCGTTCCGATCCTTCGGATGGCAAGCTCGATGTCGGACTGTTCGAGAAGAGCGGGCCGATTCGTGGATTGATGCAATTTTGGGATGTCCTGCGAGGCCGGCATATGCAACGCCCCGATTGGCGTCATCTTTCTGCATGTGAGATCGACATTCGACTGGCGACGAAATCGAGTGGGGAGGCCAGCGTGCAGCTCGACGGGGATTGGGCTGGGCTTTTGCCTATTCGCATCCGCATTGCCCCCCAACGGGTTCGACTGATCGTTTAG
- a CDS encoding DUF1559 domain-containing protein has product MAWASEDAMESPSYAVLSTDDMDRETTTLVRRTAWMDMNTCGYGIFGARSHHTGGLQVARWDGSVGFHSQNIDGRAWRALGTRSADEVLTRIDE; this is encoded by the coding sequence TTGGCTTGGGCCAGTGAAGACGCGATGGAATCACCTTCCTACGCTGTTCTTTCCACGGACGATATGGATCGAGAGACGACGACTCTCGTACGACGAACCGCATGGATGGACATGAACACATGCGGCTATGGAATTTTCGGTGCGAGAAGCCATCACACCGGAGGCTTGCAGGTCGCAAGGTGGGATGGAAGCGTCGGTTTCCATTCGCAAAATATCGACGGGAGAGCGTGGCGGGCACTAGGCACTCGCTCCGCCGACGAAGTTTTGACGAGGATCGACGAATGA
- a CDS encoding FAD:protein FMN transferase → MPYPNRKGYWYVCISFALIACTSRTVAQEGAPLEVHRIRGTTMGMAFQCQIADAIDPSHLESIHQETAAELERLEAIFSLYRPESALSRWNACSSTDWNSVPSEVIQLLDFALVLHHKTSGKFDPTIAPLMRVWRVGSLAQDWHPPTQAEIGAAKNLVGISRLEWRASPPQLRKNHPAMELDLNALVEGLALRNLERILDQHGVSNYLLHLGGEFYARGNHPNRGDWTVLLEDPEGPGGNDLTHDSKYAISLRDESISTSGSYRIGKEYEGRHHSHFIDPGTGDTVQNRNRSVSVVSKDPLEADGWATALMLLEPEQAIELANERNLIACWATQDGWQFSQAAIRQSTFQSLSEHASQPPRPSPQKIAPNSWRWLQSVWLLCLGVLLAAKLWHILRGARS, encoded by the coding sequence ATGCCGTATCCGAATCGGAAAGGTTATTGGTACGTTTGCATCAGCTTTGCACTGATTGCTTGCACCTCGCGAACGGTGGCACAGGAGGGGGCCCCCCTCGAGGTGCACCGTATCCGAGGTACGACGATGGGGATGGCGTTCCAATGCCAAATCGCAGATGCCATCGATCCGTCTCATCTCGAATCCATCCACCAAGAAACCGCCGCGGAACTCGAACGCCTTGAAGCGATATTCTCCCTCTACCGTCCCGAGTCAGCTCTATCCCGTTGGAATGCCTGCTCCTCGACCGATTGGAACTCGGTACCGTCGGAAGTCATACAGCTACTGGATTTCGCACTGGTACTTCACCACAAAACGTCTGGCAAGTTTGATCCTACGATCGCCCCATTGATGCGAGTGTGGCGTGTCGGATCGCTTGCTCAAGACTGGCATCCCCCTACCCAAGCGGAGATCGGTGCCGCCAAGAATCTGGTAGGCATTTCGCGTTTGGAATGGCGCGCTTCACCACCGCAATTGCGCAAGAACCATCCTGCGATGGAGCTCGATCTAAACGCGTTAGTAGAAGGCCTTGCGCTCCGAAACCTGGAGAGAATCTTGGACCAACACGGAGTCTCGAACTACTTGCTGCACCTGGGTGGCGAATTCTACGCGAGAGGAAACCATCCTAATCGGGGCGATTGGACCGTTTTGTTGGAGGATCCTGAAGGGCCCGGGGGGAATGATCTAACCCACGATTCGAAGTATGCGATTTCGCTTCGTGATGAATCCATTAGCACCTCTGGGAGCTATCGAATTGGTAAAGAGTACGAAGGCCGTCACCACTCCCACTTCATCGACCCCGGAACTGGGGACACTGTTCAGAACCGGAACCGGAGTGTGAGTGTGGTGTCGAAAGACCCGTTGGAGGCAGATGGATGGGCGACGGCCTTGATGTTGCTAGAGCCAGAGCAAGCAATCGAGTTGGCCAATGAACGCAACTTGATAGCGTGCTGGGCCACCCAGGACGGATGGCAATTTTCGCAAGCCGCTATCCGGCAGTCCACCTTTCAATCGTTATCGGAGCACGCGAGTCAGCCCCCGCGACCTTCACCTCAAAAAATCGCGCCGAACTCTTGGCGTTGGCTTCAATCTGTTTGGCTTCTTTGCCTCGGTGTTCTATTGGCTGCTAAACTATGGCATATCCTTCGCGGAGCGCGCTCCTAA
- a CDS encoding FAD-dependent oxidoreductase, translating to MARQLVLLLSVLLFDVGIVLAKCASANESPAAPRRDASLLVEAESFQSYGGWGLDTQFIRNMGSPYLIAHGLGKPVEDAVTTIELPATGTYHVYARTKDWVARWKAPGSPGRFQIHVNGKPLPNDLGTEGSEWHWQKAGSVDIATTRVELRLKDLMGFDGRCDAIYFSQSDTPPSNSNDILPAWRKEMLGLPAQTEQKGGYDLVVIGGGYAGMGAAISAARMGCKVALIQDRPVLGGNGSSEIRVWAMGLIRRGKYPRIGEIVEEFSDKAKKSPGTFEEFEDAKKEALVRAEKNIDLFLEHHAHQVKMDGKRIESVTAFEVRTSREREFRGKLFVDATGHGTLGALAGADWNLEEKGRMGMSNMWAWDEATAPTQFPKTPWALPLEMKDFPYPVDHHGQWFWESGFDKDPLGDAEAIRDWNLRAVFGAFNAMKNGDGATKHPTAVLTWVAYIGGPRESRQLYGDVILTQDDVVSKKEFPDGCVPSTWSIDLHYPKKQFAQKFPDNPFISIAEHDRRIDRNYGYPIPYRCFYSRNIENMFMAGRCISVTHEALGTVRVMKTCGMMGEVVGKAASICVQNDCLPYAVYERYWKQMDELLQLPGKAFRQNVNAPLTIPADSLPLASEFGPMTGIDPATLPGVVLDNRQAKTTGKWTSGEGLKGYFAHDYVYAGSDSGASIRYEWTADRDGEFLVRIAYQPHENRGSRVPVLIETPAKSETVRVDMRKPPREDGWVEVGQVRLRAGETLAVTLSTEQSGGFVHADALQILPTP from the coding sequence ATGGCTCGTCAGCTCGTCCTGCTCCTCTCTGTCCTTCTATTCGATGTTGGCATCGTTCTCGCGAAATGTGCGAGTGCAAATGAGTCACCCGCAGCCCCCCGACGGGACGCCTCGTTGTTGGTCGAAGCAGAGAGTTTTCAGTCCTACGGTGGATGGGGCCTCGATACGCAGTTTATTCGAAACATGGGCTCCCCCTATCTGATTGCCCATGGTTTGGGCAAGCCGGTTGAGGATGCGGTCACCACTATCGAATTGCCCGCTACGGGTACCTACCACGTTTATGCTCGAACCAAAGATTGGGTAGCTCGGTGGAAAGCGCCTGGAAGCCCTGGTCGTTTTCAAATCCACGTGAACGGCAAACCGCTGCCCAACGATCTTGGTACCGAAGGCTCGGAATGGCATTGGCAGAAAGCAGGATCCGTGGATATCGCGACAACGCGTGTTGAGCTTCGCTTGAAAGATCTCATGGGGTTCGATGGACGCTGCGATGCGATTTACTTTAGCCAGAGCGATACTCCGCCCTCCAACAGCAATGACATTCTCCCAGCTTGGCGCAAAGAGATGCTGGGGCTTCCAGCTCAAACTGAGCAAAAGGGTGGTTATGACTTGGTCGTCATCGGGGGTGGCTACGCGGGGATGGGAGCTGCCATCTCCGCAGCCCGAATGGGTTGCAAAGTAGCGCTCATTCAAGACCGCCCTGTTCTCGGAGGCAATGGATCGAGCGAGATCCGTGTTTGGGCGATGGGCTTAATTCGCCGTGGTAAATATCCTCGCATCGGCGAAATCGTCGAAGAGTTTTCCGACAAAGCCAAGAAGTCTCCTGGGACCTTCGAGGAATTTGAAGATGCCAAGAAAGAAGCGTTGGTGCGAGCGGAAAAGAACATCGATCTGTTTCTGGAGCACCACGCCCACCAAGTGAAGATGGATGGCAAACGGATCGAGTCTGTGACCGCCTTTGAAGTTCGAACGAGTCGCGAACGCGAATTCCGCGGCAAATTGTTCGTCGACGCGACCGGGCATGGAACACTGGGAGCGCTTGCGGGAGCCGATTGGAACTTGGAAGAAAAGGGTCGGATGGGAATGAGCAACATGTGGGCTTGGGATGAAGCGACCGCGCCTACCCAGTTCCCCAAAACACCTTGGGCATTGCCGCTGGAAATGAAGGACTTTCCCTACCCGGTCGATCATCATGGGCAATGGTTTTGGGAAAGCGGTTTCGACAAAGACCCGCTCGGGGATGCAGAAGCGATTCGTGACTGGAATTTGCGAGCCGTCTTCGGGGCCTTCAACGCCATGAAGAATGGGGATGGCGCCACCAAGCATCCGACGGCCGTTTTGACCTGGGTCGCTTACATCGGAGGCCCCCGAGAATCTCGGCAGCTTTATGGGGATGTGATTCTCACCCAAGACGATGTTGTTTCGAAAAAGGAGTTCCCCGACGGCTGCGTCCCGAGTACTTGGAGCATCGACCTGCACTATCCTAAAAAACAGTTCGCCCAAAAATTCCCCGACAATCCATTCATCTCCATCGCCGAACATGATCGGCGCATCGACCGCAACTACGGTTACCCCATCCCCTATCGATGCTTCTATTCACGCAACATTGAAAATATGTTCATGGCGGGGCGTTGTATCAGCGTGACCCATGAAGCGTTGGGTACCGTCCGCGTCATGAAAACCTGCGGCATGATGGGTGAGGTCGTCGGCAAAGCAGCCTCGATTTGCGTTCAAAACGACTGTCTTCCTTATGCCGTCTACGAGCGGTACTGGAAACAGATGGACGAGCTTCTCCAGCTTCCCGGCAAAGCGTTCCGCCAAAACGTGAATGCCCCTCTCACCATTCCCGCTGACTCCCTTCCCCTGGCGAGCGAATTCGGCCCCATGACCGGAATCGATCCCGCGACACTCCCAGGCGTTGTCCTCGACAATCGGCAAGCAAAAACCACGGGCAAATGGACCAGCGGCGAAGGCCTGAAAGGATACTTCGCCCATGACTACGTTTATGCGGGCTCCGACTCCGGCGCATCCATTCGTTATGAATGGACTGCGGATCGCGATGGCGAGTTCCTTGTTCGGATTGCTTACCAGCCCCATGAGAATCGAGGATCTCGAGTACCCGTTCTCATCGAAACACCTGCCAAGTCCGAAACGGTGCGAGTCGATATGCGAAAGCCACCACGCGAGGACGGATGGGTAGAGGTGGGCCAAGTTCGATTGCGAGCGGGCGAAACTCTTGCCGTTACGTTGTCGACCGAGCAATCAGGTGGGTTCGTCCATGCCGATGCTCTTCAGATCCTTCCAACCCCTTGA
- a CDS encoding 4Fe-4S binding protein: protein MTKRSTPWKKQYGAQGFRVALFVAILALFHTLAGATKQATRFDSNADQIALGMLQLYPQGAVRDTLTDQGKWLVRDAEGEPLGQIIQTAPESDSAIGFSGSTNLLIAFDAFDIVLDIQIARSDDTRDHVELIQQHESFLKQWIGKSRAELIQASQVLPVAGATLTSTAIIQGMQKRLGGRTVMSKFSPSLSLASAQALIPNCERVERDKSFHSLWIAKDNRGRELGWILRTSPTADNLIGYQGPSDTQIAFALDGKVIGIHIGESFDNEPYVGYVRQDAWFAETWTNYPWPGISEIDLKQEGIEGVSGATMTSMCIAEGLVATAKALHDVQEAERVNRFQWFAALEQHGGTVAITLFGTLFALSSWRSHPWLRPLLQIAVVGYLGLFQGDLLSIAMWVGWAKHGVPWANSLGLIVLTVAAVIVPMATKHNVYCSHVCPYGAVQQMLPRRWRIKTPHAKWLSGLLRTIRPLLFGWVFCVGLLSVPGNLADIEPFDAFLWRVVAIPSLIVAILGILLSLAIPMGYCKHACVTGSVINYLRPGTHKTFFMRSDQFALGFFLLGLVIYWIA from the coding sequence TTGACTAAGCGATCTACTCCGTGGAAGAAGCAGTATGGTGCGCAAGGTTTCCGAGTGGCCTTGTTCGTTGCGATTCTAGCACTCTTTCACACCCTCGCAGGAGCGACGAAACAGGCGACCCGTTTCGATTCCAATGCAGATCAAATCGCCTTAGGAATGCTGCAACTTTATCCTCAGGGTGCGGTACGAGATACTCTTACCGATCAAGGAAAGTGGCTTGTTCGCGATGCCGAAGGAGAACCACTCGGTCAAATTATCCAAACAGCACCGGAGAGCGATTCGGCCATTGGATTTTCAGGCTCTACCAATCTGCTGATCGCATTTGACGCATTCGACATCGTCCTCGATATTCAGATCGCGCGTAGCGACGACACTCGCGACCACGTTGAATTGATTCAACAGCACGAATCCTTTCTCAAGCAATGGATCGGGAAGAGCCGCGCCGAATTGATCCAAGCATCGCAAGTTCTCCCCGTCGCAGGTGCGACCTTGACCAGCACCGCGATCATTCAGGGGATGCAAAAGCGACTTGGAGGGAGAACCGTCATGTCCAAATTCTCCCCCAGCCTTTCCCTCGCGAGCGCCCAAGCCCTCATCCCCAACTGCGAGCGAGTCGAACGAGACAAGTCGTTCCACAGTCTTTGGATCGCCAAGGATAACCGAGGGCGCGAATTGGGTTGGATTCTTCGTACAAGCCCAACCGCTGACAACTTGATCGGTTATCAAGGTCCTTCGGACACTCAGATTGCATTCGCTCTGGATGGCAAGGTGATCGGTATTCACATCGGAGAAAGCTTCGATAACGAACCCTATGTAGGATATGTCCGACAAGATGCCTGGTTTGCCGAAACATGGACCAACTACCCATGGCCGGGGATAAGTGAGATCGATTTGAAGCAGGAAGGAATAGAAGGCGTCTCGGGAGCGACGATGACCAGTATGTGCATCGCGGAGGGACTCGTCGCGACGGCGAAGGCATTGCATGATGTGCAAGAAGCGGAGCGAGTGAATCGATTTCAATGGTTTGCGGCGCTGGAGCAACATGGAGGAACGGTTGCGATCACGCTGTTCGGAACGTTGTTCGCATTGAGCTCCTGGAGAAGTCATCCTTGGTTGCGGCCGCTGCTGCAGATCGCTGTGGTCGGATATCTCGGATTATTCCAAGGAGATCTGTTATCGATCGCGATGTGGGTGGGCTGGGCCAAGCATGGAGTCCCCTGGGCAAACAGTCTCGGGTTGATAGTCCTCACCGTCGCGGCAGTAATCGTTCCTATGGCGACGAAGCACAATGTCTATTGCTCCCATGTTTGTCCTTACGGAGCTGTCCAACAAATGTTGCCCCGGCGTTGGCGAATCAAGACTCCGCACGCGAAGTGGCTCAGCGGTTTGCTACGAACGATTCGTCCATTGCTGTTCGGTTGGGTCTTCTGCGTGGGCCTCCTTTCAGTACCAGGAAATTTGGCGGATATCGAACCGTTTGATGCGTTCCTATGGCGAGTCGTGGCGATTCCAAGCCTCATCGTAGCGATCCTGGGAATTCTTCTCTCTCTCGCAATTCCGATGGGATATTGCAAACATGCTTGCGTGACCGGGAGTGTCATCAACTATCTGCGGCCGGGGACTCACAAAACATTTTTCATGCGGTCCGACCAATTTGCACTCGGATTCTTCTTGCTAGGGCTCGTCATCTACTGGATCGCCTAA
- the waaF gene encoding lipopolysaccharide heptosyltransferase II produces the protein MRVAVLLPNWVGDTCMATPTLRAIAQLPSVEELVLVGKPGPLSVLEGLPFAQHQIAYKPRSRSPELLSRRGVAAELRRRHLDAIVLLPNSLSTGLIAWLSRIPRRIGYVKNGRGLLLTDAIAIRTTLERPNADGSLTSRTSINWSRQPAIDYYLHLAEQLGASSSDRRMELAVRETDRVEAERLLDRVGFDRTRKLILINNASGSSPARLWPQEYAVQLAKRLAESGHQVLFHAGPADRQVSLAYATAANHSAVQSMGVAEQLPLGLSRGLIAAADLLVTTDSGPRHIGVALNKRVLTMFGPTDTAPTRTYNVPEIALETQQSCRPCGKDICPLQHHKCLRDLGPDTLVKAIATLLADSPLSLQPSTTTSAA, from the coding sequence ATGAGAGTTGCTGTATTGTTACCAAATTGGGTAGGGGACACCTGCATGGCAACGCCGACGCTACGTGCGATCGCGCAGTTGCCATCCGTGGAGGAATTGGTTTTGGTAGGAAAGCCCGGACCACTTTCAGTTCTAGAAGGGCTCCCATTTGCCCAACACCAAATCGCCTACAAACCTAGATCTCGCTCCCCCGAATTGCTGTCGCGGCGGGGGGTTGCTGCAGAGCTGCGTCGGCGCCATCTCGACGCCATCGTGCTGCTGCCTAACTCCTTGTCGACCGGATTGATAGCATGGCTTTCCCGTATTCCCAGACGCATCGGCTATGTCAAGAACGGCCGCGGCCTTCTCCTGACGGACGCCATCGCGATTCGCACCACCTTGGAACGCCCCAATGCCGATGGATCTTTGACGTCCCGAACCAGCATCAACTGGTCACGGCAGCCCGCCATCGATTACTACCTTCACCTAGCAGAACAATTAGGGGCTTCCTCCTCGGATCGCCGGATGGAATTAGCGGTGCGAGAAACTGATCGCGTCGAAGCGGAAAGATTGTTGGATCGAGTGGGATTCGATCGAACTCGCAAATTGATCCTCATCAACAACGCCTCGGGGAGTTCACCCGCGCGACTTTGGCCCCAAGAATACGCAGTGCAGCTCGCAAAACGTCTGGCGGAGTCGGGGCATCAAGTCCTCTTTCACGCAGGTCCTGCCGATCGCCAGGTCTCGCTGGCGTATGCGACTGCCGCGAATCATTCCGCAGTACAAAGCATGGGAGTCGCCGAACAGCTCCCGTTAGGACTTTCGCGAGGATTGATCGCGGCAGCGGACTTGCTGGTGACAACCGATAGCGGGCCTCGCCACATCGGAGTGGCCCTCAACAAACGAGTGCTGACGATGTTCGGCCCAACCGACACAGCCCCGACTCGAACGTATAACGTTCCAGAGATAGCTCTGGAGACTCAGCAATCGTGCCGCCCTTGCGGAAAGGACATCTGTCCCCTGCAGCATCACAAATGCCTGCGAGATCTCGGACCCGATACCCTGGTCAAAGCCATTGCCACCTTGCTAGCAGACTCACCATTGTCGCTTCAGCCATCGACGACAACATCCGCCGCCTAG